In Agarilytica rhodophyticola, the DNA window AAGCGGCCTCCATCAAATTAATTTAAATTTTGACAGAGCTAAGCGATTGGCCAATAGACCTGAAGAGCTTGTTAAACACTTTAATGATTTCTTATTTGCTGGCCAAATGTCACAGCAAACGCAAGATATTTTAGAAGATTTCATTAATCAGACACCGATGACCGATGATGGCACCCTGCGTGTGAGGGAAGGTTTATTTTTAGCTTTTGCATCACCAGACTTCGCCTATCAACGCTAACTGAATACGTACCAAGGTTATATCACAATGTCTAAATTCGAATTACAGCGTCGCAATTTTTTGAAATCCTGCCTATCTAAAAGCGTTGCAGGGGCCGGTGCTTATGCCAGTTTATCTAGCCTGGGGATGATGAACGCATTCGCCCAAACAAGCGGTGATTATAAAGCGCTAGTATGTCTATTTTTGTTTGGCGGTAATGATTCCTACAACATGCTCATACCCACAAGCAATTCTGCCTACAATCAATATTCAGATGCTCGTGAAGGCTTAGCCATTCCACGCGCAGATATTTTACGGGCGTCGGCTCGTGGCTCAGATGGCAATGACTATGGTTTTCACCCAAGTATGGAAGGTGTACGCACCCTATTTAATCAAGGTAACCTGTCTGTAGTAGGTAATGTGGGTGCCCTAGTGGCTCCTACAAGCAAGACAGATTACGAAAACGGCAGAGTGCCATTACCTCCGCGCTTATTTTCTCACAACGACCAGCAGGATTTTTGGCATAGTCTCAAAACAGATGTCCCTCAGCCTCGGGGATGGGCCGGGCGTATGGCTGATGCCATGGTGGATGCCAATAGAAACTCGCGCTTGTCGATGAATATTTCAATGTCCGGTAGAAACTTATTCCAAGTGGGAGACAATACTTCGCCTTATGCCATGTCCTCATCTGGTATCGTGCCCATGGGCGGTTTGAATCGCTCTAGCCGTAACGCTCAAGAGCAACGTCGCATCGAAGCCTTTGATGCGATGATGAAAAATAGCTACGATAATATCTATGCTAATGAATTCGCTAAAGTAAAATCGCGCTCTGAGATGCTCAGTACTTTTGTCGGTGACGCCTTATCCAGTGCCCGCGCCTTTACTACGCCACTTCCTGCTGAGAACGGAATCGCACAGAGCCTTTCCACTGTGGCCAAGATGATCGATTCGCGTTCAACGCTTAATATGAACCGCCAAATCTTCTTCGTTGGCGTGGGTGGCTGGGATACCCATAGTGACCAACTTTCTCGCCAGCAAGGCTTGTTAAAAAGTCTTAGTGATGCCCTCAAGTACTTTTACGATTTAACCGTTGAAATGAGATTGCAAGATCAAATCACCACCTTCACCGCCGCTGACTTCGGCAGAACACTTGGCAGTAATGGCAGTGGGAGTGATCACGGTTGGGGCGGGCACCAATTGGTAATGGGTGGCGCAGTCGACGGCAAGAAGATCTTTGGAGAGATGCCTGAACTGGTTATTGGGGGCGCGCAGGACTCTGGAAGAGGTCGTCTTATACCCACCACCTCCATCGATCAATATGCCGCAACTCTAGCCAGTTGGTACGGTTTATCAGCATCAGACATCGCCGATATCTTCCCTAATCTCGGCAACTTCAGTAATGTCAATTTAGGCTTCGTGTAAGCCAAGGGATGTGAGGGCCTACTGATAGGCCCTTGTGTTAGTAGCTCTATTCTTCCTAGCTTCCACCCAAATAACCTGACTTCGATAATAGCTTTACACATTACACCATGGAAATTATTTATTCATCTTGTAGCCAAAACATCTAAAAGTAAAGTCATGACAGCTAACACAGCTAAGTTCCCGTGCACATCTAAACGCACTACAACCCGTAATTTACAACAATATCGAAAAGCGGATATTAAACTCTATATATGAAAAACCATATGATGCAAGCCCAATATTAACTTAGGGTCTTATAGCCAAGATCTCTTCAGATAAACGTTTGATAGCAAATCGTGCTGTGGCTAGCACCATATCAGATTGAGCCGCGACCATCAGAACACAAGATAAATGTAAATAACGTGTATTGATAAGCAAAATATGACCACCAGCGGTTTCTACCGTTGTCATTTGAAATTCTTGCTTAATAATTTTTTTAGCAGAAGCATTGCTCAAAGAACATAAAGAGCTAGCAATAGCTGCAACTTTATCTGATTCAATATCAAGCGTTTTGGCTGCAAAAGTCTTGATGCTAAAACCATCCACAGTGCACAAACTAATTAATTGAATTTCACTGTGGCTAGCAGCTAGTTTTTTTATACAATCAAGTAATTCAGGCTTTATTGTAATTTTGGTCTTCATGGTAAAGTAATTAACTAGAATATTTATTTATTGCATTAAAAGAGTGTAAGAGGCTCATGGCTGATGTTTTGTTTCTTGCATCAATATTTATAATAGGAGCAACTATATGGTGATGGTCTAGCATAGAGCGAATCTCGACTCCCAGGGCAACCAAACCTTCTTTATCTGCATTTTCACAGTGAGTAATACCGACAACACATGCCGTTTTCATTTTATGAGGGCAGAAAAATGACAATAGTTTATCTAGATTATTATAATTTGGTGATTCACCGAATTTGATAAGAAACAAGATTCCCCATAGTGACGTATTAACAAACTCCCAAAGGAAAGAATAACGTTCTTGGCCAGGAACCCCATACAGACCTAAGGCGGTATCATCCCCCAAGGTAATACGACCGTAATCAATACCAACCGTAGTAAATTGTTTGCCAATATCAATACTAGACTCAGCTTCTGTTTGAAGGGGGCTAATTTCACTGAGAGTATTAATGAACTCCGTTTTACCTGCACCAATTTCTCCTACAATTGCCAGCTTTTTATAATTCATTCACCTTATCCAAGCCGCAAAAAATTCTTCATTTTTGAGTAAAAACTATCTGACGTGCTTGAGTGGCTATAATTTTGTTTATTAACAATACTACTCACACGTAAAATATCCAATGTATCGAACTGTTCTAAAATACCATCAAGTTCGTTTTTATTGCCAAATTCACCACTATTTACAATATCATCATAGGCGTGAGAACCGCTGGTTAAACGAGCACTCAATTCGATGACACCAGGAGATTGTTCGATATGATTGAAATCCGGCCAGGATATGAGCGTTATATGCTTACCGTCATATGAACTTTTATGGAATTCTTGATGGGGAAGAGACAAATCGTAAAAGTTATTAAGTAAGGAGAGTTGTTGGTTAGAGAATTTAGAAATAACACTCGAATACTTAGTAATAAACCTTTCAATCTCTTTATCTTTTTGTACAAGCGTCACTAAACGCATGCTTTTTTTCGCAAAAGACCTTTGCGAAATATCCATATCAATTAGCGTATGGATATCACTGTGACGTTTATCGGCCTGAATATTACGATAGAGTTGGTTAACTTCATTGTTACCCCCTTCTATAATTTGAAGGTAAAAACTATTTTTAAATGCTAAAACACCCGTAATATCAAAACGCGCATTAAACTTACGAGCGCTCATATAAATATCTGAGAGCCCTTCAGGCACTGCTACACCATTTTTTTTACTAACAACCCTGCTGATATACACTATACATTTCATAGCTCGTTCTGTATTGATAGGAGTCTAGTTTACAACTATATCGTCATAGTTTCCTCGATCGATTTAACCTTATGACGAGCCAGAGCAAGGTTAGACTTAACTTTATCAAGTACGAGATAAATAAATATACCCTTATGATTTGCAGCTGGACGAATGATATGAAATTGCTCATCAAGTGTAATAAGAATATCATCGATACTACCTTCAATACCGAGTGACTTCATAGTTTTCATTTTGGCTTTAACAACTTCGGAGTTACCCGCTGCAGCCAATTCTAAATCCACACCGCTGCCCAACGCACCTAATGACATACCCGATGTATAGTCGACAACACACGCCCCCATCGCACCATCGATTGAAAGAAGCTCATTTAGACTATCATTTATATTAAGCATATTGTTAGACCTTTAATTCTTTTTAAGTATCATCGCACTTTATAAGTATATCAAAATAAAAATATTTTATTTAATAACTAAATCTTATTAAAAGAGCTCAGGCTATTATTAAAAGCAGGAATACTTAAGTAGCGCGTATCCTATTTTAAGTAATCATAAGTTCCCTAAAGGCAAAAATAAACACGCAAGTAACCACTAATATTTTTACCATTGGAAATACTATGGCAGAGCCACTCTGGGCTAACAGACCACTGAACTACCCAAACTACTTCTTCACTGATTCTTGGAAGGCAATAGTGCTTATGGCGTTATAAAGTATGAGCATCAAAACAAGAGTATAATATATTACTACTATCGATTAATTTATACCTTATAAAATCCAATACTCATGGTAAAACCCATATCTTCAGCATGCTACTATTCGTCATATCTAAAGCAATCATCTAGTTAAAAATATCCATTAAGGAAAACATCAACTCAACACATCGGCAGCCGCCAAAGATATACTTCTTATTAGGTATCGAAAGCGAAAAGATTGACACTAGCAATTTTACCATGCGAGTCAAGTATTATAGTAGTTAAAGTTACGCTCCAGGGCCGCAATCCATACAACGAACTGGAGGCTTTTCACCCATTTGTAATGCATGATTAAGATTACGCATTGCTGTTCTGACACCCTCTTCGATCACTGGGTGATAAAAAGGGAGCTCTAATATCTCAGAGACGGTTAAGTTACTCTGGTGTGTCCATGCAAGTAAGTGCGCAATATTTTCGGCACGAGGCCCAATCATTTCCGCACCTAAAAAGCGTCCAGTGTTCCGCTCGCCATAAACACGCAGCACACCTTTATTAACCAGCATCACACGTGAACGACCCTGGCCACCCCAATCGAGTTCGCCAACTTCAAAGTCAATACCCTCATCAATAAGTTCACCATAAGTTTTCCCAACCATCATAATTTGAGGATCGGAAAAGACAATACTAATCATTGAGCTCTTCTTAAAACAACGAATCTTAGGATAGTGAGCTACATTGTAACCAGCTATCTGCCCTTCATCCGAAGCTTCGTGTAATAAAGGGATGATACCATTCGCATCACCGGCGATAAAAATATGACTGTCCTCAATACGACCAGTATATAAATCAAATTTCGGCATACCTTTTTCATTTAATTTTAACGATGTTTTTCCTAACCTTAGCTTATCTAAATTAGGGATTCTTCCGGTTGCTGCCAACACATAGTCAAAATATTCAACTTTACGTTTGCCATTATGATTATATTCTATTTCGGCACCCCGCTCGGCTATCGAACGACGAGTTACCTCGGCGTGTGGATAGAAGCTAAATTCGTCGGAAAAAATAGCTATCGCTTTTCCCAATACCGCTGGATCACTTAGGGGGCCGACAGCATGATCGCGACCAAATAACGACACTCGCACTCCCAAACGATGTAATGCTTGCCCCAGTTCTAAGCCAATAACACCTGCACCAAATACAGCAACAGATTCAGGCAAATCATCCCATTGAAAAATATCATCATTGATAATTAAACGATCACCAAACTCTTTAAGCGGCGGAATAATATTAGGGCGGGAGCCGGTAGCAATAATAATACGATCCGCCTCAATTTCTGTACCATTATCAAGTTGTAATACATGGTCTGATTTAAATTGTGCATAGCCTTTGATCCGGTGATTTTCTGGCCACTGACCCACATCATTCACAACAAAGCCCACCAGGCGATCTCGCTCACTGCGCACACGTTGCATTACCGCTTTACCATCAATTATTCTATTTTCATAGTGAACACCAAAATGCTTGGCATAGATACCTGCATGAGCGGCTTCTCCGGCAGCAATAAGCAGCTTGGATGGCATGCACCCCACACGAGCGCAAGTCGTACCGTAATCACCGCCTTCAATCAACAAAATAGATTCTGTATATTTTGAAGCTTCCCGGTAAGCACGCATACCCGCACTACCAGCCCCAATAATTGCCACCTCAACTTTTCTTTTATTTACACTCACGTCTACATCCTCATATAGTTTTAGTAAAATAACACTTTTCCTAACTCAATACTGATGATGCCAAGAGCCGATTAAGTGATACAGCAATCAACTCGGAAAAAATAGCTTCAACTACTATATCACCTTTAATTTATCCATAACGGAAAAATTGACATTTTTATCTAATACTATAGAATGAAAAGAATTATTATCATTATAAGTTATTTTCCGCCATTAACTCATACTGGCCACTACAAAATCAATAGTAGCCGTGTTTACAAAAGGCAGCCGCTGAAATAGTTGGCACTTATTTTTCTGTTAAAAAATCTTTCTGATACTAGCAAAACATTATTACTAAACGACAATAGGGTATCAACACTAAGATACAAAATGTCAAGCCTCTCACCCAGTCCTTAACACATCGATACGCTGTTAAAACCGAAGTCATTACAAGAACGAATCAAGAGTGCTATATGAAAAAATTTACTAATACATTTGTGTGTTAAGTTTTTGTCTTGTATCAAGGTGCAAGCATTTTAAATTCTATAAATCAATGCTGTTTCCAGCGACAAAACCATTTTTTAAAAATTTATTGTCCAAGCATTGGCAAATAGTTAACCACATTTTAGGAGGGGATAAATTTTCATTAAAGCTATAGGAACGCTTATTCTAGCCAAAAGATATACACTCAGCCATAAAACAGATCATAACTATGAGCCGAGCCCATATTACTGTCCATTACCAACACGTTTTACTTTTCAAGGCGTTCGATAACGTCTAGAGATTTGAACTAAACACAGACATAAGAATACTTATTGATGAAAAACCACATTCTGGCACAACACTTATAAAACTATATCTACCAATATCAACGATGAGCAATCAACTATCAACCTGCAATTAGAGCTAGTTAAGATTAAATCCTAATTAACAGAGAAAGCAACTTACACTTTCCTTATGAAAGACTACAATAAAAATTAAATGATTTAATAGTTCACAAAATAAATTAATCTTAGTAAGCCAGAGTATAATTCGAGTCACACAGGATAATATTTCCATCCTCAAAACCGGCAACGGAGTACGTAAGGGCTATAACTCTTATGTTCCATCCTCTCCCAAAATCTAATATTTTAAGAACAACTTACAACCGACATGAGCGACCTCAAATAGGCCGCCACGAAAAAGCTCATACTCTTACGTAAACTTTTCTAGTTTTAATATTTAAACTTACATATTTAGACATAAAAAGCAAAAAAAATGAAATTTAGTATGGCATATCCAAAAGCAATATTTCCAATAGGATAGCTACTAAAATCAGGTATATATTAAAATTTTTCGGTAGGTTTTAGATACTACTTTTTAACATCCATTTATTTTTACGATGTGCCGTTAAACGCTCCACCAACACACCAATAACAACTTCGTCATTTGCTTCTTGTGCCACACTTAGAGCTTCCTGCAAACTACCTTGTATGATGTCTTGATCTTGAAGCAAGTCCTTAAGCATTCCATTAGAACTCGCATTTACATCTCCATCACTAATCGAAGTCAGCGCTTCATAGTCTTTCCAAGTTCCGGGAGCTTTTTCGCCTAATCCACGTATAAGCTCAGCGACTTTATCTATTGCAGCGGCCAAATCGATATATTGTTCTTCAAATAGAGTATGAAGAACTTTAAAATCTGAACCCTCTACGTTCCAATGATAATTTTGCGTCTTTAAATATAGCGCATAATTGTCAGCGAGCACCTTTTTTAGACTCTCTACTGTAGGTATAGTCATTTTCTACCTCCATAAAAGTAGATAAATTAATTTTTCAAAAATAGTACTTTTATCACGAAAAAATAGACTAGGAGTATTAATAAATTTATTAGAATATCTATTCCCATTCACTAGTCTATGCCGCTAATTAATAGTTTCGTATTTCTACAGAGATACGAAAGCCATTTTATCGTATTACAACATCATCTGTAGGTTTGTTATATTTCAATGTTCAGAGCTGCAGCAACCCCTTTGCCATAATCAGGATCAGCTTTTAAACAATGAGCGATGTGTCGCTTTTGTATTTCCATGGATGCACCACCCACAGATCGAGCAGTATTCTCAAACAACACTTGTTTTTGAGCCTTACTCATCAATCTGAACAAATTACCCGGTTGGGTAAAATAGTCTTCATCTTCTCGATGACTCCAACGATCAGCAGCACCAGAAAGTGCCAAAGAAGGCTCAGAGTAATTAGGTTGTTCCTGCCATTCGCCTTTAGTATTAGGCTCGTAACCGATAGTACCACCAGCATTACCGTCCACCCTCATTGGACCATCCCTATGATAACTATGCACCGGACAACGAGGAGCATTCACTGGTATTTGATGGTGGTTGACTCCAAGGCGATAGCGTTGCGCATCGCCATAAGAGAATAGGCGCCCTTGAAGCATTTTATCAGGGGAAAAACTAATACCAGGCACCACATTTGCCGGATTAAAAGCAGATTGTTCAACTTCAGCAAAAAAGTTCTCCGGATTTTTATTTAATTCCATTACGCCCACCTCAATAAGAGGGAAATCATTATGAGGCCAAATTTTTGTCAGGTCGAATGGGTTAAATGTAACCTCTTGAGCCCTCTCTTCTGTCATGACTTGAATATAGAGTTTCCAAGAAGGGTAATCGCCTTTTTCGATAGATTCGTATAAGTCGCGCTGATGGCTTTCCCTGTCTTTGCCGATAAGAGTTTCCGCTTCTGCGTCACTCAAGTTCTTAATTCCCTGGTTAGATTTAAGATGAAATTTAACCCAGACACGCTCGTTATCTTTATTA includes these proteins:
- a CDS encoding DUF1501 domain-containing protein, yielding MSKFELQRRNFLKSCLSKSVAGAGAYASLSSLGMMNAFAQTSGDYKALVCLFLFGGNDSYNMLIPTSNSAYNQYSDAREGLAIPRADILRASARGSDGNDYGFHPSMEGVRTLFNQGNLSVVGNVGALVAPTSKTDYENGRVPLPPRLFSHNDQQDFWHSLKTDVPQPRGWAGRMADAMVDANRNSRLSMNISMSGRNLFQVGDNTSPYAMSSSGIVPMGGLNRSSRNAQEQRRIEAFDAMMKNSYDNIYANEFAKVKSRSEMLSTFVGDALSSARAFTTPLPAENGIAQSLSTVAKMIDSRSTLNMNRQIFFVGVGGWDTHSDQLSRQQGLLKSLSDALKYFYDLTVEMRLQDQITTFTAADFGRTLGSNGSGSDHGWGGHQLVMGGAVDGKKIFGEMPELVIGGAQDSGRGRLIPTTSIDQYAATLASWYGLSASDIADIFPNLGNFSNVNLGFV
- a CDS encoding roadblock/LC7 domain-containing protein produces the protein MKTKITIKPELLDCIKKLAASHSEIQLISLCTVDGFSIKTFAAKTLDIESDKVAAIASSLCSLSNASAKKIIKQEFQMTTVETAGGHILLINTRYLHLSCVLMVAAQSDMVLATARFAIKRLSEEILAIRP
- a CDS encoding GTP-binding protein produces the protein MNYKKLAIVGEIGAGKTEFINTLSEISPLQTEAESSIDIGKQFTTVGIDYGRITLGDDTALGLYGVPGQERYSFLWEFVNTSLWGILFLIKFGESPNYNNLDKLLSFFCPHKMKTACVVGITHCENADKEGLVALGVEIRSMLDHHHIVAPIINIDARNKTSAMSLLHSFNAINKYSS
- a CDS encoding BLUF domain-containing protein, whose product is MKCIVYISRVVSKKNGVAVPEGLSDIYMSARKFNARFDITGVLAFKNSFYLQIIEGGNNEVNQLYRNIQADKRHSDIHTLIDMDISQRSFAKKSMRLVTLVQKDKEIERFITKYSSVISKFSNQQLSLLNNFYDLSLPHQEFHKSSYDGKHITLISWPDFNHIEQSPGVIELSARLTSGSHAYDDIVNSGEFGNKNELDGILEQFDTLDILRVSSIVNKQNYSHSSTSDSFYSKMKNFLRLG
- a CDS encoding dihydrolipoyl dehydrogenase, which produces MSVNKRKVEVAIIGAGSAGMRAYREASKYTESILLIEGGDYGTTCARVGCMPSKLLIAAGEAAHAGIYAKHFGVHYENRIIDGKAVMQRVRSERDRLVGFVVNDVGQWPENHRIKGYAQFKSDHVLQLDNGTEIEADRIIIATGSRPNIIPPLKEFGDRLIINDDIFQWDDLPESVAVFGAGVIGLELGQALHRLGVRVSLFGRDHAVGPLSDPAVLGKAIAIFSDEFSFYPHAEVTRRSIAERGAEIEYNHNGKRKVEYFDYVLAATGRIPNLDKLRLGKTSLKLNEKGMPKFDLYTGRIEDSHIFIAGDANGIIPLLHEASDEGQIAGYNVAHYPKIRCFKKSSMISIVFSDPQIMMVGKTYGELIDEGIDFEVGELDWGGQGRSRVMLVNKGVLRVYGERNTGRFLGAEMIGPRAENIAHLLAWTHQSNLTVSEILELPFYHPVIEEGVRTAMRNLNHALQMGEKPPVRCMDCGPGA
- a CDS encoding Dps family protein produces the protein MPTVESLKKVLADNYALYLKTQNYHWNVEGSDFKVLHTLFEEQYIDLAAAIDKVAELIRGLGEKAPGTWKDYEALTSISDGDVNASSNGMLKDLLQDQDIIQGSLQEALSVAQEANDEVVIGVLVERLTAHRKNKWMLKSSI
- a CDS encoding catalase — encoded protein: MKKKLTTVAGCPVADNQNVKTAGPRGPQLLEDVWFLEKLAHFDREVIPERRMHAKGSGAYGVFTVTHDITCYTRAKIFSEVGKKTELFTRFTTVAGERGAADAERDIRGFAVKFYTEEGNWDLVGNNTPVFFLRDPLKFPDLNHAVKRDPRTNMRSAENNWDFWTSLPEALHQITIVMSDRGIPETYRHMHGFGSHTFSMINKDNERVWVKFHLKSNQGIKNLSDAEAETLIGKDRESHQRDLYESIEKGDYPSWKLYIQVMTEERAQEVTFNPFDLTKIWPHNDFPLIEVGVMELNKNPENFFAEVEQSAFNPANVVPGISFSPDKMLQGRLFSYGDAQRYRLGVNHHQIPVNAPRCPVHSYHRDGPMRVDGNAGGTIGYEPNTKGEWQEQPNYSEPSLALSGAADRWSHREDEDYFTQPGNLFRLMSKAQKQVLFENTARSVGGASMEIQKRHIAHCLKADPDYGKGVAAALNIEI